CCAAGGAGATCTGTTCCGCGACCGCGGTGTCCTCCTCAACAGCACCGGCATGGAATTCATGAAACTGGCCTGGGCCGACGAGAACGCCACCGGCCTGATCTGCTGGCGCTGCGGCTACGTCCACCTGTTCGTGAACAGGGACATCAAGCTGTACCGGGCGGACAAGTAGCGGAGCCCGCCGAGCCAAGTGGACTTACCAGCCGCCCTGTTGGGGCCGTCGGTGTTGAGCCGTACGGTTCCGGTGGCCGCTCCGCTCCACTCCACAGCGGCTAACCGCACGAGTCGCACACGCCCGTCGCGGGGAGCTGGACGAAGCAACCGACACAGACCTGCGGAGGCTTTTCGGTGCGCTCGCGTCGGCGTTCGACGGCCGCCTGGTGTCTCGGAGCGAGCGCGGGGACGCCACCGCCGGGCGGCAGGGTCGCTCCGAAGTGTCGATAGCAAGCGAGCCGGGCATCGGCGGCATGCTGCTCACGCTCCAACACGTCCTCCACCGGCGGTTCTCCAGCGACTTCCAGCACTTCCTTGTAGCCGTTGCCCACCATGCCGTCGTCGCTGTGGACCACCAGCGCGGTCAGTGGCGGATCGCCACGTCGATGCGCCTCACGGACCACTTCGCCGAGCGTGGAACCGATCCAGTGATGCAAGCGAACCTTGGTACGGAACCCCGTCCCGCTCTGGATCTCCTCAGCCAACTCCTTGTAGGTGATGACGGCGTGGTAGCTGCGCGCCACGCCCACGAGGACGGAGTACGCCTCCGCAGCCCAGGCTTCGCGAATCTCCTGCGGTGTCGGCGAACCGCCGCCGGCCTCACGCTCAGGCTCGCTGTCCTTCATCCCCCACCTCACCATGGACTCGTTGAATGACGCCCCGCCGCATCCTCCTCCGAAGGACGACCGAGGCGCCATCGATGGCACCGGTTGGTGCCACGGTGAGCCGGTCGAGTCCCAGTACGCGCGGAGCAACGCGACCAGGCGCAGGGTACGCAGAACTCCTGCCCGCCCGTCCGGAGACCTTTCGAGATCAACACGCCATTGCAGCGTGATCACTGACAAACGGCGGCTCTAATCGACACCCGCCTGCACAAAACGCGAAGACCCCGTCTTCAGCTGGAGCGCTGATCGCGGGGTCTTTAGGCACCTAATCCAAGGTGCCCCCGGCAGGATTCGAACCTGCGCACACGGCTCCCGAGGCCGTCGGCTTCCCAGCCGTTTTCGCAGGCCAGGCGCTTGCCTGACGGGCTGTCAGGCTCGCCGTCCCGCGCATGTCCCGCGGAAATGAAATACCCTGTTTGGTCGTCTTATCCGGATCATTCCCTGTGGTGGCCGATCCATGTGCCATGACGTAGATCACGACTTCCTCGGGCAAGCGTAGGGGGTATATGGTGCGCCCTTCAATCGAACGGGGCGGCGGTCCGGAGTGCGCGGGACGAACGAAGTGCGCCGGTTGCGCGCCCCGCTCGGTAGGGGTGCTCCTGTGCGGTGCCCAGGCAAACGGTGGTCGGCTGCGCGTCCTACGGCTACCTGTCGGGATGTGCCGGAGCGGGTGGCCATGGTGAGTTTCCTGTTTCCGGCGGGTTCGGCGCGCTGGCTCGGCGACGCCGTGTCTGCGGGCAGGCGCTGCGGCCCTGCCCTGCCCTGCCCTGCCCTGTCCGGCACGGTGAGTGGCGTCGGCTGGCGGGCAGGACTCGAACGAGCCCCGACAGCGAACATGCGAGTCGGACGCCGGGCGGATTGCCGATGGCTGCAGACCGGCGGGTGAAAGCCGGCTTGGGTCGGACAGTGCACTCTCCGAGGCTGGGTTGCGCAGCGAGGTCCGCGACCCCTTTTCCGTCGTAGCCCCGGAGGTGCGGGCCGCGGGGAGCCGACGGTGCCCCGAATGGTTCGCTGGAAGGTTCGGCCGTATCTGGCCGTGAATGCAGACGCTGTCGTGTGAAGTTGTGGGCTGGTTCGGGACAGGGCCTTTCGACGTGCGGGCAGGTGGTGGCGGTGGACTATCAATGATCTGCGTGATCGCCGGTTTCGGTAACCGGCGATCGTCGGCTATGTTGCGCTGCTCGAAGCGGGGAACGTGACCGAGGACGGGCTTCTGAACTCCTGTGCTGGACCGTGCGTTGTCGGGAGTTGATTTAGAGTGCACGCCTTCTGCGGATGGGCAGGATACTCAGGGCCATGACGCTGCCGTCGCCGTGGAACGAGATCGGGCCGTTCCATTTCTCGGCTGCATCGGTGGTGTTCATTTTCGAGCGGAGTTCGTAGGCCGTTTGCCGGTACTCTTCCACGCGGCCGTTTCTGATGAGTTCGTACAGTTCCGGGACCATGCCGGAGAATGCCTCGATGCGTACGGTCTCCATGCGGAATACGTGGTCGGTGCCGACGAATTTCGTGTCGCCGACTTCGATGTCTGCGTCGTGGTAGCTGGATGTGGCGGCGAACGTGGGTGCGGCGTAGTGCTTTTGTCCTTGGCGTGCGGTGAGGTACCGGGCTGTGGTCGGTCCTCCGCCCGCGAATGCGGTCAGGCCGGCTGTCGCGGTGCGGGCCAGGAGTTGACCGAACCAGCTGAGGTCGTTCTCGGGCACTTGGAAGCCGTCGACGGTCCGAGCCCTTTTGCCTCCACTGGCTGGTATGCGTATGGCGTTGGGGTAGGGGATTCCGGACTTGTCTCGGATTTCCTCGTCGGCGTTTCCCTTGGCGCCCGGTACACGGAGAGGGAGAAGTGCCTCGCCGGGTGATTGCAGGATGTTGACCACGACTCCGCCCTGGCCGGTGAGTTCGGTGGACAGCATCAGGCACGGTGTGGTGTTCCACGGGCCGATCTGCATGCCCTCGGTCAGCTCGGAGCCCTTGACCAGCTGCTGGATCGTGGTGCTGCCGGTCCGGCTGGTCCGCTTGCTCGGCTTCTGGTGGTTTCCGCGGCAGGACACGAATGTGACTTTCGACGGTTCGCCGGGCTTCCATGCCTCGATGAGGTAGTCGGGCCGGGGCCGTGAGCCCTTGTTGCGTTGAGAGACGCTCAGGGGCCATCCGGCTCGCAGTACCGTGCTCGTGTCCACGACCGACACGATGTGGTCCGGGTAGCGCTGCTGCACGATGTGTTCCGCCACGGCGAGTCCGAAGCCGACGGCCAGTTCCCGGGCCTGCATGCCCTTGTACCAGCGCTCGGAGCTGCTGCCTTTCTCGGTGAGATCCATGGAGCCGGCGCGACTGCCGTCCAGCGCCTCGCAGAACTTCAGACTCAGCCAGTGCTCCGCGAGCCCGCGTCCTATTCCCTGGCTGGCCAGCATGTAGCCGCGCGACAGGGCGTGCAGCACCTGCCACGGCGTCAGATCGACGGACCGGGCGCACTCGGCCCGGTTGACGGTGCGCAGTTCGGGTTTCCTGCGCAGTGCTTCCTGACCCTTTTCCCGGCGCTTCTTGTCGATGGCCGCCGTGGAGGACTCAACCTGGGCAGCGAGTTCTGCCGTCGATCGGACGTGAACGCTCCGCTCGTCGGCGAGTGCGCTCAAGATCTGTCGCGCGGTTCTTGCCATGCGTTCCCCCACGGTGTCCGAGTGCCCTGGCCGGCCGGGAACGGTAGTTCGGATCATTGGGGCGCATACAAGTGCGCATGGTGAGCCATGGTGCACAACCGGCCACACTGGGACTGGGCGTGACCAGCGACGGCGGAAGCCGTGCCGAAGGTCCGACAATCCGCACTCGTCAACCAGGCGCCGCCCGAGTGCCCTCTTGCCGGGGGATGTTGGAGTGGATAAGCCGGGCAGTCATGCCCCCGCCGATCAGAAGGAGGTGGGCATGGACCTGAACGGGCATCACGATGGTGCTGCACTCGGCCCTCAGCAGCCGGTCGACCGATCCCCGATGCAGCCGCATGGTGGACGGCCGGACGGCGGCAGCGCGGTCGCGGGCTTGGCGGGTGAGTTCGGTGCGGAGCTGGTGCGGGCTATCCGCGTGGGCCTGGCCGAGGTGAGCAGCTCTGGTCAGGGGTCCCGGGGGCCGTCGCAGTTGAGCTGGTATGAGTTTGCGGCCGAGTACGCGCGGGCGCACTGGTCCGGGCGGGCGGCGAAGACCCGGGACGAGGTCAGCGACGCGGTGAGGCGGCGGTGGAGACGATGCGTCGCAAGCGCAAGGTGCTGGTGCACGCGCTCCATTACGCCGTGGAGCGGGGCGAGTTGGGCAGCCACCCGCTCAAGAGGGTCCGCTGGCGGGTGCCCAAGCCGACGGTCGCGGTGGACCCGCGGGTGGTGGCCAACCCGTACCAGGCACGGAATCTGCTGGACGCCGTCTCCTACGTCGGCGGCTATCGAAGGGCGAGGGGCCGTCGGCTGGTCGGATTTTTCGCGGGTATGTATTACGCGGGTCTGCGTCCGGAGGAGGCGGTCGCGGTCGCGTTGCCGGACTGTCGGCTGCCCAGCACTGGTTAGGGGCGGTTGATCCTGCACCGCACTCGGCCGCAGGCGGGCAAACGGTGGACCGACAGTGGCGAGTTTCACGACGAGCGCGGGCTGAAGAACCGTCCTCCGGGGGAAACGCGGGTGGTGCCGCTGCCTCCGCGTCTGGTGGCCATGTGGCGCGAGCATGTTGCCACGTTCGGCACGGCCGACGACGGGCGGTTGTTCTTCACCGAACAGGGGCGGGTTATCAGCTACGGCACCTACCACCGGGTCTGGCACGAGAGCCGTGACCTTGCCCTGCCGCCCGCTCTCACCGGGACTCCGCTCGCGAAGCGGCCGTACGATCTGCTGCACTCGGCGCTGTCCACGTGGCTGTGCGCGGGCGCGGACCCGGCCGAGGTCGCCCAGCGGGCCGGCAACAGCGTCGAGGTCCTGCTGAGCCGGTACGCGAAGTGTCTGTACGACCGGCAGTCCATCAACAACCAGCGCATCGAAGGGCTCTTGAGAACCTACGACCAGCCACCCGAACCGGACGTGGCGTCTCCTCGAAACACAAGCGGCACGGGGTGAACGTGCAGGTTGTCACGGACCCGGCCGGTGAGATTCTGTGGCTGTCGCCGGCGTTGCCGGGCCGGACCCACGATCTGACGGCCGCCCGCACCCACAAGATCCTCCGGATCTGCGCGCGCCAGGGTGTCCCCATCCTCGCCGACATGGCCTACATCGGTGCGGGCGACTGCGTTACCACCGCCCAGCGCCGCCCACCAGGCGTTGAACTCACCCTCACCGAGCGGACCGAGAACCGGGCCCTGTCCGCGGCCCGGGCACCTGTCGAACGAGGCATAGCACGGCTGAAGTCCTGGCAGATCTTCCGCAGGTCCAGCATCAGTCCCAACCACATAAGCGTCATCACCAAGGCCGGCCTCACCCTGAAGAAGCAACGCTCAATGACGCCAGAGGCGAGGGCCACGCCGAACTCGTTCAGTGTGGCCCTCGATCGGGTGACAAAATCGACGCCCGCAACGCACGTGGCTTCCGTGCCGTTGAGGGAGGTGTTCGGCAGGACCACATGGTGCGCGTGAGGATTGAAAGACGTGAAATGTCCTCCCTCTTCTACCGCGACCTTGTACCGTGACACCCCTTCGGGCACTCCCGTGCCCGGCCGGGGCAGGGGGATCGACATCAATGCCGCTGGTGTTTGTACATGGAGTGGCGAACCGTATCGACGGCGCGCACGTGGAGCAGGACAAGGTCCGGCGGGCGTTGTTCGCCCAACACGTGACAGCAGACTGGTCACGCGAGGGCGGAAGGCCGGCCGAAATCCTTCAGCCGTACTGGGGAGGCGATGGGGCCTCGCTCGCGTGGGGTGGAGCCAGCCTTCCGAACCGCGCACTGGGCGCGGAGCGCTTCGGTTCGAGCGGCGACGGTGAACCGCTGCAGGAGGTCACCTCTCATCTCGTGCCAGATGAAGCGCGGCCTGACGAGATGCTCGTTACCACAGCACGAGCATCTCTCAACGATGCCCTTGATCTCCTGTGGGCAGCCGCGCTGTTGGCAGCGCCGGAGCGTGCCGAGGAACTCTCGGTCGCTTCCGCGGTAGTACTGAATGCGGCCGCAGCGGACCCTCATCCGGGCTGGCTCGATGAGCTCGCTGACGACGAGGAGTTCGTCGTGCGAGTGGGGCAAATTCTCAACGATGGCAACAGACGCGCGCCGACGACACGCGAGAAGTTCGGCGACAGTGGTGTCCGGTCGGCCCTGATGGCAGGCGTCAGACAGATCCGTGAGCGGGTCGTATCGGTGAGCGGTGCTTCGGTCACCGATCGTCTGCGCACCGGACTTCTCCCGCCGCTCACTGAGTTCCTCGGTGACGTGTTGACGTACTACCGGCAACGCAATGCCCCCGTGGCGGAGAACAACCGAGGTATCGGCGACAAACTCGCGGACGTCCTCAAGGAGGCAAACGCTGGCAGAGGGCCACGAGATCCCTTCGTTCTGGTGGCCCACAGTATGGGCGGCAACATCGTTTACGACCTACTAACCGGTGTGCTGGAAGACGCCGGAGTAACGGTCGACCTGCTGGTGACAGCGGGTTCCCAGGTCGCTTTCTTCGAAGAACTGAGCCTCTTCGCACCGCATCCTCGCGATGTCCCCGGGACAGCGGGGCTGCGGCTGCCTAGACCGCGCTCGGTGCGACGATGGGTGAACGTGTACGACCTGAATGATCTGCTGTCTTTCAGAGCGGAGCCAGTGTTCGAGGGAGTCGAGGACTACAGCTTCCGTTCCGGTCGGGTGCGCGCACACAGCGCGTACTTTCTCCTACCGTCTTTCTACGCCCGTCTCGGGGCACGGCTCGGGCCGTTGCGGTACGGACCCGAAGTCTTCGGCGGTGGGGACACGCAGAGGTGACCTATCTCGTGGACTCCAGCGGCCCCGGTCCGCGGGTGCATGCTCTGATTATCGGGGTGGGCCGATACCGCCATCTCGACGGTGGAGACGAGCCCGCTAGCTACGACACGCTCGTGTACGACCAACTCACGTCCCCGCCCGTGTCTGCGGCGGCGTTTGCCCGCTGGGTCAGGGACGAGCTTCGCCATCCGGTGGCCGAACCCGGCAGTGTTGATCTGCTGCTTTCCCCCGGCGAAACCTCCGACCCCGGCGGCGAGTCGATGCATGTCGAGGTCCCCTCGGCTGACGCGGTGGTCCGGGCGGTCGACCGGTGGCGGAGCCGGTGCGATTCCGATCCGGAGAACGTTGCGCTCTTCTATTTCAGCGGCCACGGCATCGACAACGGAAACCCCCTTCTGCTGCTGGAGGACTTCGCTCGTAACAGGAGCCGCATCCTCGATGCCGCACTCGATCGAATCGACCTGGTAGCGGGGATGCGAACCTGTAAGGCCGCCTACCAGTATTATTTCGTGGACTGTTGCCGCGAGCGCAAGGACAGGCTCGATCAGCTGCGCGAGGCACACACCCTGCCACTGCCGGATGTCGTGGAAGGACCGGAAACCCGTCGTGACCTCACGGTGGTATCAGCCTCGGTCCACGGCAGGACAGCAGGCGGCACACCCCACGCGGTCAGTGACTTCACCCAGGCACTGCTGGACGCCCTCGCGGGCCGGGCGGCTTCCAGGCTGGAGGGACAGTGGCGCGTGACCAGTCTCGGCCTGTACCGGACCATCCACGAGTTGACGGGCGTCGCGCCCGTACTGCAACCACCGACGATGAGCGTCCTCGGAGACTGCACGCTTCACCTCTTCGACGGCGCGCCACACGTCCCGCTTGGCGTGCGGTGCGCCCCGGAGGGAGCAGCCACCTTCGCCGACATCTCCCTCGCCGAAGGAAACACCGGCCACCGGCCTGTCCTCAAGCTTGAGGACATGGTGTGGCGGGCCACCGCGCCTGCCGGCGTTTACGCCGTCGGAGTCGACTTCCCCGACCGGAGCTATACGCCGCTGCCATCCTCACCGCTGTTACATGCCTTCCACCCACCGGACCTGGAGTGCGTCGTCGACGTGGAGCGAGCCCCGTGAGCGTCCTGCACATTGCAGTCGATGGTCTCCCCCCCGGTACGCCGGTGGCCACAGAAATCCTCAACGTTGACACCGGAGAGCCCCACGGCATGGTGACGGTGTCCGGACAGTTGTACGTGACCGATCTGCCCAGTGGAACGTACATCGTGCGTCTGGCCCCCCCGGGCCTGAGCCGAGCGAACACCGTTGTGATCATTCCGGATGAGCAAGCACAGCCCATCAAGGTTGCCTTCGCCCTCGGCTCCCCGGGAACAGGGACGGACGACGTGTCGACGTTCGAGGTGGACCGGCGAGCACGCTCTGTACTCAAGAGAGGGTGGCTCGGACGACGGCAACGGGTGAGACGCGACAGGCAGCAGCCGACTCAGACGCTGCGTCAACCTCAGGGCGACCCTGACACCACACTGACCGTCTACGACACGGTCGGAACACTGCTGGGACCGGTCCAGGTAAAGGGTGAATGCGTGGTCAGTCACCCCTCGGACGACGCCGGTCCGGTGCACCTGTGTGTGGCGGAAGGAGTGGGGCTTCCACGGTTTGTCACTTTGCCTGGGCACACCATCGGGCGCGTACGTCCCGCTTCTGCCCCGGGCTCCGGGGCAGAAGTGACTGTGCGTCCCACGGACCCCGACGCCTGCGCTTTGATGGATTACCAGGCTCAGGGCCGTCTCGACGCCGCGCTAGCCGTCACCGACCACGTTGCGGGCGCCGTGGCCGCCAGGCTCGCTGCTGGTCAGGGGGATGCCGTGGCTGGTTGCGCGGTCGCCTACCACCTTATGAGTCATCCCAACCGGGACCGCGCAGCGCAGTGGGTGCGGACCTTGGCCGCTCGGTTCCCCTCATCCGTGGACGTATCCCTACTGACGGCGTGGCATGCGTGGGACGACGCGGATGGCCTGGGCCCCGATGAGATCCGCGACCGGCTCGTCGCCGCCGCCGATATGGACGGCGGGCTGCCGGTATTCCTGCAGGGGCTCGCCTTGCTGCGCACCGCCTTGCGCCGGTTGTGCCGTGGCGACGCCGCAGCCGGTGTGCGTGACCCCCGGCTGGAATCGGCCCTGGTGATCATCGACCGGTTTCTTTCAGCGGCGGACGAGAGGAGCCCTTTTCTGGACTTCACCGGCAGCGACCCGCTCACTCCTCGCAGTCCCGTCGCCGATGCCGTCGGGGCATCCGTCAAAGGCGGCTTCGCGGTTCGCAGCGGGACTGGCCAGGAAGGCCCGGCCGTGCTCCCCGGCCGCGGAAGAACACGGCGCCGTGAGCCCCTCCTGCCCGCCGGGTGGTTCTCGCTCCCCGTCCTACGGGAAGTGGAAGGGCTGCTTGCCGCCACTGACGATCGGGTCGCTTTGGACACATGGTCGCCCGATGGCCGGATCAGGTTCGTGCTGCGGCGTGCCGCCACCGACACCGAGAGGTTCGAAGTCGAGGTGATCCTGAGGGACTTCGACGCGCTCCCCGCGGTCATCACGTTGCGCTACGGCCGGAAAGGAGAAGAGCGGGAACTGCTGGTACCCATGGTGCGCCGGGCCATCGGTCCCTCCTCGGCCCTCGTTGGCCTGCCCGGTTTCGACGGCCCTGGCATTCCATGGGAGGCGGCTCCTCCTGTGCCGGTGGATGGCATGTCCACGTGGGACCCGTCCGCCTTGTCCGTCTCAGTCGCCTCCGCCGCCAACACGGCGACCCGTGCCGCATGGCGTGAGGTGGGTGGCCTTCTGGTGGATGACCTCAGACGCGTGATCGAGGAGTACGGATGAGAAGGTCTGTCCTGCGGACGCCTGATGAGCCGCTGCCAGGCTCGGGACTGCGGGCACGTCCCGGCTCGCCCACACTTCCCGAGCGGGCCCGGGTGGAGAGGCTGTTCGACGACTGCAGTGAGGGAGAGACAGCTCCTCAAGCCCTCTTCGAGAGCTTGATGGGCCGCGAACAGCTGTGGTGGAAGTGCTGCAGCGAGGCGCTGCGCGAGGATCCTGCCTGGCTGTCTGGGGCACAAGCGGGAGCATGGCGTGCGTGGGTCAACGATGAGGCTCCCATCAGCTGGGGGATGTTCGCAGGGCAAGGGGGCGTCGCTCCCGCCGATCTCGTTTACCTCCTGGCCCGGGATCTCGCCGACCCCGCCGGAGCCTCGCCCGGGCCAGGAGATTCCCTGGAGTACGCGGCTCAGACCTGGGACCGCAGCCTCGTGCTGCTCCCCGAGGAACATCCTCCCGGCCCTTTCACGCCCGCGGCAAAGGGGCTGCAGGGATCCCCAACGGCCCTGCGGCAGGGGGTTGACGCAGCACTCGCGGCGCTGGGCCCGCTCTCCTACGCCGTCACGCCCAAGAACCGTCTCGGCCCCACCGCACCGAGCCCCCAGTCATGGGCTATGGCCGGCCTGACCGTGCTACTGCTCGCAGGTGCGGAGACCCGTAGACGTCCCGCTGTACGACTCACGGTGGTCTTCGATCGCCCAGAGTCGGGCTCAGGTGAACGGCGGGACGGAGCGGTCGCAGACCTGGAACTGCGGGAACTGCCCGATGGGCCGCAAGGTCTGTACCCCGATCCGCGCACCATGGCGGGCTCATACAGTGCCACCAGGACGTTCCAGGAAGCCCTTGGCCATGCGTGGGCACTGTCCCCCTGGCCTGGCCAAGGGAGATGCGTGATCTGGAGCATCGCGCCTTCCGAAAACCTTCCTGTTCCGCTGCGCATCGACGGTGGATCCCTTGGCGCGGCCTTCGCCCTAGGTCTGCGTGAGCTGTTCCGCCGTCCCATCTCCCGCCGTCCCAACCATGCCTCGTTCGTCTCAGCGGTTTTCGGGCTGCGGCGCAAGGCCGCCGTGACGGGAGCTCTCGATGGCTCCGAGCGTCTGAAGCATGTCGAGGGCCTGGACGCCAAACTCCGAGCAGCGCGCAAGAAGGACGTGCGCCTCATCGTTCCCGAAGCCGACAACCAGGGCCTCAAAGACCTCCCGGATTTCGCCCAGGTCAAGTTCGCCGCGACACTCAAGGAAGCCGACCACTACGCCCGACAGTGGCGCTACGGACGTCTGGCAGCCGCCGCTCTGTTAGTTGCCGGCGTGCTCGTGCCCCTCTACATCTCTCACAGCGACAACGCCGAGGCAAGCCAGCGCAGCACTGCCACCAAACTCGCCTCCGTCTCAGGCAACCTGCTCAACAGTCACACAGGGCTGGCACAGTTGTTCGCCGCCAGGGCGTACCGAGAGGATCCAACTCCGCAGACCAGGGCAGCTCTCTTCAAAGCGGTGACGGCAAGCCCTCACCTGACGCGGAGCCTTCAGGCGAGCGGCACGGTCTCCGCTGCCGCGGCCTCCGGAGACGGTCGGACCGCCTTTGCAGGTACGGAAGAAGGCTCTGTGGTCGCCTGGAAGCTCTCGGCCGACCTGGTTGAGGGGCGCCGACAGACCGCTCTGACTCTGAAACACGCAGTCAAAATGATCGCGTCCAGCGCCGACGGCACGACTGTTGCCGCCATCGACAAGTCATCAGCGGTGTTCCGCACACACGGGACAGACCCTGTCGCGATACGCATTCCGGCCGGCCAGGAGCCTACGGCCGTCGCGGTGTCCCCGTCCGGGCGATTCGTGGCCGTGTCCACCAATATCAAGGACTACATGGCCCCACCGGTCCTGCTGCTCCATGACAGGACAACCGGAAAGACCAGATCCGTCCTCCTCAAGCGCCTGTCCATCGCGCCCAGCAGTATTGCGATTCCCGATGACGGCCAACTCGTCGTTTTCGACGGATCGTACGGCACCTGGGAACGACGCTCGCTGCCGAATCTCGTACAGGGAGACGGCTCCACCGTTGGCTTCGGCGTACACGACTACGGTTCTGCCCTCTCCGCCGACGGCCGCTACTTCACGTACACCAATGCCGACACCGAGCTGCCTCTGTGGAGAACCAGTGGTTCTCCCGGCTTGGACGGCGCGACACTCACTGCCCGGACGAAGGGGCACAACCCCGTTGCGCTGGCACTCAGCGCCGACGGCTCCCGGGTCGCTCAGGCAGTCAACACCACCGTCTACGTGGCAGGAAGTGTCCCGGAGGGACGAACGGCTCCAGCCCCCACGGAACTGGCGGGCGCCGGGCCGGTCAACGCCGGCACACTCGCATTTCTCGGCACTGGCAGTGATCGGCTGGTGTCGGCGTCCGGTGACCTGCTGACCATCTGGGACCTGAGCCAGGTCTCACGTATCGGCGCGGCTTCAAGCGCAGTCATCCCCGTCTCATGCGATGCCTGCCCCGGACCCAGCCTGTCGATCCGGCCCGACGGCCAATACGTCGCCGTGGTCGACGGCAACGGTGTCTCGCTCGACGTGCAGAAACTTGGGGCAGACGTCAGGCACCGTCTCGTCGAGCAGTCGGACACCATGAATGCATACACCTACGCCCCTCCACTCTGGACAGCCGACGGAAAGAAGATCGTCCTCGTCAGTGCGGCAGACGACAGCGCCCAAATCCGGTCACTGGCACCCGGGTTGCCCGTCGTCGGCTCGTGGCCCCCGGTGCCCTACGACCCGTTGCGCTTCACCGACCCAGTCGCAATGATCCGTCTGGCTCCCGACAACCGCAGGGCAGTACAGGTCAATAGTTCCGGAACGGTTGAGGTCAGGGACGTCCAGACCGGCAGGATTCTGCGGAAGATCAACGGTCCCACGGACCTGGCACAGACGGACGGCGGGCCGGTTCTGCTGGGCCAGAGCGACGTCTCGATCGACGCCGCGTT
The nucleotide sequence above comes from Streptomyces sp. N50. Encoded proteins:
- a CDS encoding caspase family protein, producing MTYLVDSSGPGPRVHALIIGVGRYRHLDGGDEPASYDTLVYDQLTSPPVSAAAFARWVRDELRHPVAEPGSVDLLLSPGETSDPGGESMHVEVPSADAVVRAVDRWRSRCDSDPENVALFYFSGHGIDNGNPLLLLEDFARNRSRILDAALDRIDLVAGMRTCKAAYQYYFVDCCRERKDRLDQLREAHTLPLPDVVEGPETRRDLTVVSASVHGRTAGGTPHAVSDFTQALLDALAGRAASRLEGQWRVTSLGLYRTIHELTGVAPVLQPPTMSVLGDCTLHLFDGAPHVPLGVRCAPEGAATFADISLAEGNTGHRPVLKLEDMVWRATAPAGVYAVGVDFPDRSYTPLPSSPLLHAFHPPDLECVVDVERAP
- a CDS encoding WD40 repeat domain-containing protein gives rise to the protein MIWSIAPSENLPVPLRIDGGSLGAAFALGLRELFRRPISRRPNHASFVSAVFGLRRKAAVTGALDGSERLKHVEGLDAKLRAARKKDVRLIVPEADNQGLKDLPDFAQVKFAATLKEADHYARQWRYGRLAAAALLVAGVLVPLYISHSDNAEASQRSTATKLASVSGNLLNSHTGLAQLFAARAYREDPTPQTRAALFKAVTASPHLTRSLQASGTVSAAAASGDGRTAFAGTEEGSVVAWKLSADLVEGRRQTALTLKHAVKMIASSADGTTVAAIDKSSAVFRTHGTDPVAIRIPAGQEPTAVAVSPSGRFVAVSTNIKDYMAPPVLLLHDRTTGKTRSVLLKRLSIAPSSIAIPDDGQLVVFDGSYGTWERRSLPNLVQGDGSTVGFGVHDYGSALSADGRYFTYTNADTELPLWRTSGSPGLDGATLTARTKGHNPVALALSADGSRVAQAVNTTVYVAGSVPEGRTAPAPTELAGAGPVNAGTLAFLGTGSDRLVSASGDLLTIWDLSQVSRIGAASSAVIPVSCDACPGPSLSIRPDGQYVAVVDGNGVSLDVQKLGADVRHRLVEQSDTMNAYTYAPPLWTADGKKIVLVSAADDSAQIRSLAPGLPVVGSWPPVPYDPLRFTDPVAMIRLAPDNRRAVQVNSSGTVEVRDVQTGRILRKINGPTDLAQTDGGPVLLGQSDVSIDAAFAHVAVHDASNNAVYVTDLASGRLRAVPGVGKTTAVAYMKNRLLIRRADDTLDVRSADGTRRITTLQGVTDPAYGPVVNGRDAIVETETDGTGKLAHYPSGYTLGTLPIPTGYKAESVGLQFSPDGSQLVTATEVSANDLASAAGEIVTWRLEPAAWMDIACSSAGRDITADEWTQYMDSSAPDDLRCPA